The Mycobacterium sp. EPa45 genomic interval TCCCGGCGGCGGGCATCACGCGACGCGCGTGAGGCGGTGTGCGCGGCGACACCACAGGCCGGGCAGAATGCAACGTCGGGCACCACATGCCCGCATCCCGGGCACAGGATCGGCAGGTCTGGATGCGGCCGGTCCTGCGGCTCGTGCAGCACCGCGACCTGGATCCCGACCCGCAAGGCGATCACCGCCGCCAGCGCCAACGCCACATGCACCAGGAGCTGCAATTCCGAGGCGATCGCCAGCACCTCCACCAGTCCGACGTTCGCGTAGGCCGCGGCGACCACCACCAACACGAGGCCACCGGCCGCCAGGTGACGGGTGCGGGAGACACCAGGACGTCGCGAATACCACAGACCAATCCCGACCAGTCCGCTTACCGACGCCGCGGTCAGCGGCATCGTCAGCCCCCTCACGCCAGCTTCGATCAACAGGTCGGTGACCGACTGTCCGCTGATCGTGATCCCGGAGTCGATCTCCTGCACCAGGCGGACCATCGTCACCGTCACCGCGAACACCGTCGCCCCAAGCACTCCGATCACGAACCCGTACAACGACTCCCGAGCCGGCGGTCGGGTCAGTCGAACCATCACGGTAGGCAGTTGCATCACGAGCAGTCCGCCAAACGGGATCACCAACGCATCGCGCACCAGACGGGCCGTGGGCACCTCCGTGCCAAGCCCCAGGCTGTAGGACTCGGTGACGATCGCGGCGGTCAGTTGCGCCCAGCCCAGCCCGACCGCGATACCGAGTCCCACCGTCAAACCCCAGACTCGCCAAGGTAGATCGAAGATCACACCCGTCTCGACCAGATAGATCGCGAACAGTAGCAGCGGCGCGAACGTGGCCACCGCCACCATCGACACATACCAGTGGAATACGCAGGACACCACAAGCAGGACGAACACCAGCCCGAGCCCGAACCGGAACGTACTGAGCGAGCGGCGCGGCAGATGGGGGAACACCGAGCTGACAAGGGAAGGCTGCAAGACGTTTTCACCTGGTGCCGCGACAAAGGCGTTGCCCCGCAGCCAGTCCGGTCCGGCGCCTTGTTCACGCACCAAGCGCGCACCGCACCGTCCGCAGAACCGGCCCGCCGGCACGTCGTGGCCACACAGCCGGCACGGCATTGTTTCGGCCTGCCTGCTCATGCCGCACCCGCGCGCTGCAGGTCGAGGATGTCGCGGGCCAGGTTGTCGGTGTCTGGGCTTCCCAGACCCGTGACCATGTCGTAGCCGGGGCCTGCGACTGCGACGGCGTTGGTACCGAGGACGATGTCGTGAAAGGCCGGTCGTGTCGCCCCGGCAGCGATCCGGTAGAGGGTCGGGTTGAAGTCACCCAGCGCGCGTCCGCCGTTGTCGATCAAGAACTGGTTCATCACCGCCGCGATGCCGGCCCACAGCGGCGCAGCCTGAGAGGTGCCGCCGCCGACGACCAGTTGTCGGTTCAGCACGATCACGGCGCCGGTGGTGGTGTCGGCGACGGCCGAGATGTCGGGGGTCAGGCGGCGCAACGCGGTATCCGGTGCCGCGCTCTGCCACGGCGGCCGCTCGAACAACGCCGAGGTTCCGCCACCGCTGCCCTGGGTCAGCGGTCCGTCACTCCACCCGAGTTCGGCGAGCCACCGGTAATTCTCGTCCGTCGACAACGTCGTTCCGCCTACCGTGGTGACCTCCGGCAGCGAGGCGACGGCGTCCAGTCCGACGTCCGACGGGCCGGGCGGGGCCGACCAGTCATGGCCCCGTTTGCATTCCAGGCCGGCGAGATCGCCGGTGGCGTTGAACACGGTGGTGCCCCTGGCCACCGCATCGGCCACCGCTTCCTGCACGGGCGCCAAGTCGGCCGCGGTGATCATCCGGTCGCAGCCCCAGCCGATCGACAGACTCCACACCGCACCGGGGAACCGCCGATCGACGTCTCGCATCATGTCGGCGATCTTGACGTAGGTCCCGCCAGTGCCGACCGTCGGCCGCGCGTTCACCAGCACCATGCGGGCACCGGGTGCCAGGGCATGGGCGACCTGCAAATCCATCGATGCCTCGTTGTTGCGCTGCTCGGGCATCCCGCCCACGACTTCGGGGGCGAACCTCGGCAGTCCGTAGGTCGCGGTGAACATGTCGAGGTCGGCTTGGTCGAATCCGTCGAACGCGAAGACCACGATCGTCGTGCCCTCGCCGGTGTAACCGGAGTCGGTCAGCGGGCGAACGTTGTAGATCCTGCGCAGCGCGTCCGGCGGCAGGCTGTGATCGGGGACGTCGGTGGGAAGCGGCCGAATCGACGGGCTGCTCGAGTGATAGGGGGTGTAGCTCAGGATGCGACCCAGTGCCGACACCGAATCACGCAGCGCTGCAGGGACTGTCGGCTGTTCGGGAGAAGCATAGAACTGCTCGCCGGACGAATTGCGGTAGTCGTGCACCGGCACACCCAGGGCCGTACTGACACTGGCGGGTGGTCCTTGAAGTACCGCCCATCCGGCACCCGGTTCCCACCGCACCGACAGGCCGTTGGCGGTTGCCCAGCGCTGCAAACGATCCGGAGCCTGCCTGTCGCGCAGTTCTGCGGTCAACTGCACCACCTGCGCGCGTGAATCACCGAGATTGGCCGACGCCTGCAACAGCAATGCAAACGGCCCCGAAATAGCTTGCCCAGAAGGCGAACCGGTGTTGGACCGCACCCCGCATCCGGCGAGCGCGAGCACGCTCACCACCAGCAGCGCTAACACCGTACGAGTCATGGCTGAACCGAACCATAGTGCACCTCGGTACGGGGCGCTGGGACCTGGCCGAAGAGATCAGGCGCGAACGTGACGGCGGTAAGTCAGCTTGTCGAACTCCCGGCCGTATTCATCGACGGCGATCACGTCCATCTCGCTCATGAAGTTACCCGGCCGCACATCGACCCGGATGAACGCGTAATTGCGGAATCGCACTCGTGACCAGCCGACCGCTTCGGTCTGCTTGTGCCCGTCGGCCGTCCAGACGTAGCTGTTTGCCACGAAGGTGTCCGGGGCCTCGTTGCCGCGGTAGCTCTCCGGCTCGCCGGGCTGGAAGTTATAGCGCGGGCGCCCTGCCGAACCCACGGTGTAGTAGACGGTGCCATCGGTTTCCGGGTAGACGATCGCGTTGTCCTCGGCCGCCCTGGTGGGCGCCCCGCCCCGGATCGGATCCGACCGTTCGAAGACGTGATTGTGACCCTGCAACACCAGATCGACCTGGTAGCGGTCGAACAACGGAACCCACGCGGCGCGCACTCCCCCGTCGCTGGCATGCGCTTCGGTGGTGGAGTAGGCGCAGTGGTGGAAGAAGCAGACAATGAAGTCGATATCGGGGTTGGTCCGATGCGCTGCCAATGTCCTTTCCACCCAGTTGTTTTGGGAGCCACCGGAGTATCCGGTGTTGGCCGTGATCTCGTAACTGACGTCGTTGGCGTCCAGCGAGAGCACCGCGACATTGCCGTAGGTGAAGGAATAGACCGACGGACAACCCGTCGGCCCGTTGCCCGGCAGATCAAGTCTGGCCAGATGCCCGCCATACCCGTGCACCGGATAGGCGGCCTCCATATCGTGGTTACCGGTAGCGAACATCCATGGCGTCGTCGAGGCG includes:
- a CDS encoding zinc ribbon domain-containing protein, encoding MREQGAGPDWLRGNAFVAAPGENVLQPSLVSSVFPHLPRRSLSTFRFGLGLVFVLLVVSCVFHWYVSMVAVATFAPLLLFAIYLVETGVIFDLPWRVWGLTVGLGIAVGLGWAQLTAAIVTESYSLGLGTEVPTARLVRDALVIPFGGLLVMQLPTVMVRLTRPPARESLYGFVIGVLGATVFAVTVTMVRLVQEIDSGITISGQSVTDLLIEAGVRGLTMPLTAASVSGLVGIGLWYSRRPGVSRTRHLAAGGLVLVVVAAAYANVGLVEVLAIASELQLLVHVALALAAVIALRVGIQVAVLHEPQDRPHPDLPILCPGCGHVVPDVAFCPACGVAAHTASRASRDARRRDRPRPSTELVEP
- a CDS encoding protease pro-enzyme activation domain-containing protein; translation: MTRTVLALLVVSVLALAGCGVRSNTGSPSGQAISGPFALLLQASANLGDSRAQVVQLTAELRDRQAPDRLQRWATANGLSVRWEPGAGWAVLQGPPASVSTALGVPVHDYRNSSGEQFYASPEQPTVPAALRDSVSALGRILSYTPYHSSSPSIRPLPTDVPDHSLPPDALRRIYNVRPLTDSGYTGEGTTIVVFAFDGFDQADLDMFTATYGLPRFAPEVVGGMPEQRNNEASMDLQVAHALAPGARMVLVNARPTVGTGGTYVKIADMMRDVDRRFPGAVWSLSIGWGCDRMITAADLAPVQEAVADAVARGTTVFNATGDLAGLECKRGHDWSAPPGPSDVGLDAVASLPEVTTVGGTTLSTDENYRWLAELGWSDGPLTQGSGGGTSALFERPPWQSAAPDTALRRLTPDISAVADTTTGAVIVLNRQLVVGGGTSQAAPLWAGIAAVMNQFLIDNGGRALGDFNPTLYRIAAGATRPAFHDIVLGTNAVAVAGPGYDMVTGLGSPDTDNLARDILDLQRAGAA